The following is a genomic window from Planctomycetota bacterium.
GGTTGGCCACATCGAGGGCCTGGTCGAAGGATTCGACTTTCATGAGGGCGACGACGGGGCCGAAAAGTTCTTCCTGCATGAGCCGGTGGGCGGGGTCGGCGACCTCGAAGACGGCGGGCGGAACGAAGTGTCCGCCGGCGGGGGCTTGTCCGACAAAGAGGGGCCGGGCGCCCGGACCGGGGTCCTTGATGATGGCGGTGAGGCGCTCGAAGGCGCTGCGGTCAATGACGGGCGGCAGGTGGGTCGAAGGCCGGTGGGCCGGGCCGATCGGCAGGGACCGGCAGGCCTCGATGAACCGCCGGACGAACGGGTCGTAGGCGGTACCGACGATGAGGACCCGCGAACAGGCGGAACATTTCTGTCCGGCGTAGCCGAAGGCGCTTTTCATGACGCCGAGGACGGCCTCATCGAGGTCGGCATCGTCGTCGATAATGATGGCGTTCTTTCCGCCCATTTCGCAGACGACGCGTTTGACCTGGGGAGCGTCGTCGGAGGTCTTCGCGGCAGTCTCGACGATGCCGAGGCCGACTTCCCTGGATCCGGTGAAGGCGATCTGGGCGACGAGCGGATGGGAGACGAGCCGCGCGCCCACGACCCGCCCGCTGCCGGGGAGGAAGTGGACGACGTCGGGCGGGAACCCGACCTGGAGCATCCGCTCGAAAAGGCCGTAGCCGATGGCGGCGGACTGGCTGGACGGTTTGATGAGGACGGGGTTTCCGGCCACGAGTGCGGCCGTGCTCATGCCGCAGAGGATCGCCAGGGGGAAGTTCCAGGGCGAGATGACGACGCAGGGTCCGCGGCCTTCGTACCAGAGGACGTTGTCTTCGCCGCTCGTGCGTCGGCCCTGGGTCCGCGGGGCGAGTTCGAGGAGTGCCTGGCGGGCGTAGTATCGGCAGAAGTCGATGGCTTCGGCGACGTCGGCGTCGGCCTCGCGCCAGGGTTTGGCGACTTCCCAGCACTGGAGGGCGGCCAGGTCGATGCGGTCGGCGGCGAGGCGGTCGGCGAGGCGTTCGAGGAGTTCGGCGCGCTCGCGGACGGGCCGGTCGCGCCAGGCGGGCCAGGCGCGGTAGGCGGCTTCGACGGCGGCATCGGCGTCGGCGCAGTCGGCCATGGCGATCTCGGCGACGCAGACGGAGGTGTCGCTGGGACATTCGCGGTGCATCTTCGTACCATGCCTACCGGCAGGCAGGCCGCCGGCGCGCAGTTTGCCGACGACGACGGGAATCTGGAGCGGGAAAGTCTTCCGGATGCGCTCGACGGCGTCGCCGAAGGCGCTCGTGACGGCGCGGTCCTCAAAATGCAGGACGCTCGAGTTGCGGAACGGCGAATCGAGGCCGGCGGGCGGGGGAACGGGCTGGAGGCCGGCGTGAATGTCCTGGTGCGGGCGAGGACGCTGCATGAGGGCGTGGATGTCGACGTTCTCGTGGTGCGACAGCCGCAAGAAACCCTCGTTGGCGGTGTTTTCGAGAAGGCGGCGGACGAGGTAGCCCATGCCGGGGAGCATTTGGCCGACGGGGGCGTACACGCGGACGCGCCGGCCCAGAGTGCGCATGGTTCGGCGCTCGGGTTCAGCCATGCCATACAGCATCTGGATTTCGTAGGCGTTGGTCGGCAGGCCGAGCCCATCGGCGACGGCCATGGCGTGGGCCAGCGACCGCAGGTTGTGGCTGGCGAAGGCGGAGTGGATTGCGTCAACGTTTTCGAGAAGCCGGATGGTGAGCGCCTCGTAGTTGGCGTCGCTGGCGGACTTTTCGGTGAAGACGGGACAAGGCAGGCCCACCTGCTGGGCGTGGGCGACCTCGTAGTCCCAGTAGGCGCCCTTGACGAGGCGGACGGTGAAGGGCGCGCCGCGGCGCTTGGCGAGGGCGACGAGGCGGTCGACGTCGTCGGCGGCTGTCCGGAGGTAGGTCTGGACGACGATGCCGACGTGGGGCCAGTCCTTGAACTCGGGCCCGAGGACGATGCGTTCGAAGAGGTCGAAGGTGATGTCGTGCATGGCCCAGGTTTCGAGGTCGAGGTTGACGAAGACTCCGCTCTTCTTGGCGTGCTGGAAGAGGGGAAGGATGCGGCGCTCGAGGCGGTCGACGCTGCCGACGGGGTCGACGGGGTCGAGGTACGGGTCCATGGCGGAGACCTTGACAGAGACGTTCGTGCGCGGGAGGGGGCCGAGGTGGTTCGTCTCCATCCGCGGGTCGGCGGGCCAGGTGGCGATCTCCGCGGGGAGGTTATCGATGAGATCGAGATATCGAGTCTTATAGTCTTCCCCCTCGGCGTCGGAGGTGGTGGCCTCGCCGAGCATGCCCACCGTGAAGGCCATCCCTTCTTTCCAAAGGGCCTTGAGTTGCGGCAGCGCCTCCCCGGCGTTGGCGCCGAGGATGAACTTGCCGGCCATGAGGGCGACGTTCTTCCGCATCGTCCGCGTGGCGACGGGGGCGGTGAGGCTGCCGGCGGCGGCCTTGATGGCCGCGCTCAGGAGCGCCGGGACGTCGCGGCCTTCCTTCAGAAGATATTCGCGGACGTGAGAGGCCATCTGGCCGGCCATTTCCCGATGGAACCGCTCGCCGAGACCGAGAATCTGCCGGTCCAACTGGTCGGGGGAAACGCTCAAACGTCCCATGAACGCCACCCTTCTTGCCTATGCAGCGGCCCTCTTGCGTGGGGCCGCCTGTATAACACTTCACCGAAGAGCGCCGGGGCCCTCCGGCGGCGCCGGCCGCCACGGCGTGAGGGCCGCTCCGGATATCGCCCCAGGCCACTTGTGGGCAGCCATAGAACCAGAACCCGCCGCGATTCTCAAGCGATTTTTTGCCGGGTCCGGGCACTCCCCTTCGGTGGGCGGGCATCGGAGAAGGCGGAAAAATAAAATCGCGGCCGGACGTGCTGAAGAGGATCAAGGCGTGCCATCTGCGGACCCGGACGGCAGCGGTCGGAGTTCCCCACCTTTCGCCCGCCCCCAAAGGGGTCCAAAGGCGAACAAGGACAAGCGAAAGCCCGCCACGGCGGGTAAACATGGCACCCGGCGCGCGGGGTGAGGCGGGGTTCCCGCAGATTCATCCCGACTTCGTCGGGATTCATCTGCGGGCTTTGAAAGGCGCGCGGCGGGTAAACTGCGCTCAAGATGGGGCGTTATGTCGGCAGGCTATTGCGGCGCGGCACGCGCCGGGGCATAATAAAGTCGAGTTGCCGCAACCGGAACGAAAGGGGGAATGGGCATGGGGCGAAACGTCGCCGGGCGGCCCGTATTCATCGTCGGATCACTTCTGGTACTCGCGGCCGGGTGCGCCGGCCCTGCCGAACGCGAGGCGCGCGAGGCGATTGCCGACGTGGAGCGCCAGTACGCGCACCGACCGGCCGAGGCGCCGCAGGTCGGCGCGCCGCCCGCGCTGCCCGAGGATGCCACGCTCCAGGACTGCCTCGACTATGCCCAGCAGAACAACCCGGGCCTGGAAGCGGCCTTGAATCGGTGGAAGGCGGCGGCGGAGCGCATCCCGCAGGCCCGAACGCTGCCGGACCCCAGCCTCAACTACGAACTGGAGGCGATGCCGGACAGCCGGCAGCACACAGTGACGCTGAACCAGATGTTCCCCTGGCCGGAGAAACTGCCGCTGCGGGCGGCGGTCGCCCGGGAAGAAGCCGAAGCGGCCCGCCAGCAATACGAGGCGGCGAAAGTGAGTCTCTTCTTCCGCGTCAAGGATGCTTATTATGAATATTACTACCTCGGCCGGGCCGTCGCCGTCGTCCGCGAAAACCGCGACCTCGTGAAGTACCTGGAGGAAGTGGCGCGGACGCGGTACAAGGCGGGCGCCGCCGGCCATCCCGACGTCATCCGGGCGCAGGTGGAACTCGGGAAACTCGACGACCAGTTTCGGACGCTCGAGGACCTTCGCGGGGCGGCGGCGGCGCGCGTGAACGCGGCGCTAAACCGTCCGGCCGAGGCGCCGCTGGCCTGGCCGACGTCCGCCCCCCTGGAGCCGGTCGAGGCGAGCGACGCGGAGGTTCTGGCGTGGCTCGGCCAGGCGAGCCCGGAACTGAAGGCTCTGGACCACGAGGTCGCCCGGGAGCAGGAGGCCGTCGCCCTCGCCCGGAAGGACTACCTGCCGGACTTCATGGTCGGCGTAGGATACATGCAGGCCTGGATGTCGGGGGAAGGCGGCGACGACGGCGTCACGGTGATGACGGGAATCACGCTGCCGATCTGGCGCGAAAAGTATGCCGCCGCCGTCCGCGAGGCCCAGGACCGCCACCTGGCCGCCCTCCAGACCCGGACCGACCGCGCGAATACGCTCGGCGCCGAGGTCAAGATGACCCTCTACCGCTTCCGCGACGCCGAACGCAAGATCAACCTCTACCGCGACACCCTGCTGCCAAAGGCGCGCGAAGCGCTGAAGGCGACGGAGGCGTCGTTCCGCGTCGGCCAGGCCGCCTTCACCGACCTCGTCGATGCCCAGCGAATTTTCCTGGAGTTCCAACTGGCCGGGGAGCGGGCCCTGGCGGACCACGCCCAGCGCTTCGCGGAACTCGAGATGCTCGTCGGCCGCGCCCTGCCCCGCGCAGCCGCGGAACCGGTCGCGGGACTTGAAGGCCCGCAGACCAAGAATGAGAACCAGGAAGGAGAGAAGTGATGAAAGCCTTTCATGCCGTTGCCGTGATGGCCGTTGTGCTGGGCGCCGCCGGCCTGTTCGCGATGGGGTGCCAGAAGACGGAGCCGCAGGCCCCCGCCCCGGCCGCCGCCGGTCACCCCAAGATCGCGCAGAAAATGTGTCCCGTGATGGGCGGGCCGATCGATCCGAACATCTACACAGACTACAACGGCCGGCGGATTTACTTCTGCTGCACGTCGTGCCCGAAGGTGTTCGAGAAGGACCCCGAGAAGTACATCGCGAAGGTGGACGAGGAACTCAAAGGCGCGGCCGAACCGGCCAAGGGCGAGATACCCATGCCGGCGTCGGGCGAACACACCCACAAGTAAACGGGCGCGCCCGGCAGGCCGGCGTGAATACCCGCCGGCGGCGCGCGAAGCCGCGGAGGGACAAGCCATGAGCGAGAATCCCACAAGGGTCGCTTCAACGGTGCTCAAGTGGGTGGCGGTGGCGGCGGGCATCGCCCTCGCCTTCGGCGCCGGATACCTGGTGCGGTGGGGCTGCGCGCCGGCGCAGCATCCTGCGGAGGCGGCGCCGGAAGGCGCACCATCGCCGGCCGCCTCCCAGCCGGCCGAGGCGCCGACCATCTGGACCTGCGCAATGCATCCGCAGATTCGCCAGCCGAAGCCCGGCCGGTGCCCCATCTGCGGGATGAAACTCGTCCCCGTCGAGACGGGCGCGGCCGAGGTCGGCGCCGCCCCGCGCCTCGCAGTCTCCCAAGAGGCCGCCCGCCTGATGGAGATCGAGACCGCGCCGGTCGAGCGGCGGTTCGTCACGGCGGAGGTCCGGATGGTCGGCAAAGTGGAGTACGACGAGACGCGCCTGGCGTACATCACCGCGTGGGTGCCGGGGCGCCTCGACCGCCTCTTCGTAAATTACACCGGCGTTCCGGTCAAGAAGGGCGACCACCTGGTGTCCCTCTACAGCCCGGAACTCTTGAGCGCGCAGGAGGAGTTGATCCAGGCCCTCCGGGCGGTCCGTGACCTCGCGAAGAGCGACGTCGGCATCCTGCGCGAGACCGCCGCCGCCACCATCCTGGCCACCCGCGAGAAACTGAGGCTCCTGGGCCTGACGGCCGAACAGGTGGCCGAGATCGAGTCGCGCGGGACGGCCGCAGACCACGTGACCATCTACGCGCCGGCCGGCGGCATCGTCGTCGAGAAAAACGCCCTCGAAGGCATGTACGTCGACACCGGGACGCGCATCTACACCATCGCCGACCTCTCGGAGGTCTGGGTCAAACTCGACGCCTACGAATCGGACCTCTCGTGGCTGCGGTACGGCCAGAAGGTCTCGTTTGCGAGCGTCGCCTACCCCGGCGAGACGTTCGCCGGCACCATCGCCTTCATCGACCCGGTGCTGGATGAAAAAACGCGCACCGTCAAGGTCCGCGTGAACGCCGCCAACCCGGACGGGAAACTGAAACCCGGCATGTTCGTCACGGCGATGGTCCGCTCGGAGGTCGCGACGGGCGGGCGCGTCATGGCCCCCGACCTCGCGGGCAAGTGGATCTGCCCGATGCACCCCGACGTTGTCAAAAACCAGGCGGGCACGTGCGACATCTGCGGCATGCCGCTCGTGCGGACCGAGTCGCTCGGCTACGTCGCCGCAGCGCCCACCGACGCCGACAAGCCGCTCGTCATCCCGGCCACGGCCCCGCTCGTGACCGGCACGCGGGCCGTCGTGTACGTCGCAGTTCCCGGCGCCGAGAAACCGACCTTCGAGGGGCGCCAGATCGTCCTCGGCCCCCGCGCCGGCGATTGGTATCTTGTGCGCGAGGGCCTGGCGGAGGGCGAACGCATCGTCACGCGCGGCAACTTCAAGATCGACAGTGCCCTTCAGATTCAGGCCAAGCCCAGCATGATGAGCCCGGAAGGCGGCGCCCCGCCCCCCGTCCACGAGCACGGCGCCGCCGCGCCCGCCGGAGGCCACGCTCATGACTAGCGCCATTTTTGTAATCCATTTTTGCGCGGCGGTTCTCCTGAACCGCCGCGCCAGAGGCCAAGGAAGCCATTTCTTGCGCGGTGGGTGCGGAGACCCACCGCGCAAAAGTGGCGCCGGCCGGAGGCCACGCCCATGAGTAGCGCCTCTCCCGAGCCGCCGGCCCCTCGATCCCGACCTGGTCGGGACTCGGGGCAGGCCGAACTGACGCCCGAACAGCGGTCGCTCATCGGCCGGCTGATCGGTTTCTGCCTGCGGAACAAACTGGTGGTCATTCTCCTGGTGCTTTTCGTTGTGGGGGCGGGTGTTCTCGTCGCCCCGTTCGATTGGGAGATCGCCGGTCTCCTTCGGTTCCCCGTGGCCACGGATGCCATCCCCGACATCGGCGAGAACCAGCAGATCGTCTTCACCGACTGGATGGGCCGAAGCCCCCAGGACGTCGAGGACCAGGTCACGTACCCCCTGACGGCGGCGCTCCTGGGCCTGCCGCGCGTCAAGACCATTCGCTCCTACTCGATGTTCGGCTTCTCAACCATCTACATCATTTTCAAGGACGACGTGGAGTTCTACTGGTCGCGGAGCCGCGTGCTCGAGAAGTTGAACAGCCTGCCGGCCGGGATTTTGCCGACCGGCGTCCAGCCCGCGCTCGGCCCCGACGCGACGGCGCTGGGGCAGATCTTCTGGTACACCCTCGAAGGGCGCGACCCCGAAGGCCGGCCCGCCGGCGGGTGGGACCTCGAGGAACTCCGCACCATCCAGGACTGGCAGGTGCGGTACGCGGTTCAGTCGGCGGACGGCGTCGCGGAGGTCGCCTCGGTCGGCGGATTCGTCCGCGAGTACCAGGTGGACGTGGACCCCGATGCGATGCGGGCGTACGGCGTGACGCTGGACGACGTCTTCGGCGCCGTCCAGGCGTCCAACATCGACGTCGGGGCCCAGACGCTGGAACTGAATCGGGTGGAGTATTTCATCCGCGGCATCGGGTTTCTGAAGCGCGTCGAGGACATCGAGCAGAGCGTCGTCCGCGTCGGCGAGAACGTGCCGGTGCTCATCAAGCACGTCGCGCACGTGACGGCGGGGCCGGCCGTCCGGCGCGGCGCGCTCGACAAGGGCGGGGCCGAGGCCGTCGGCGGCGTGGTGGTGGCGCGCTACGGCTCCAATCCGCTGGCGGTCATCAAGAACGTCAAGGCCAGGATCGCCGAGATCGCGCCGGGCCTGCCCGCCAAGGTGGCGGTGGACTGGATGCGGGCGACGCCCGACGACCTTCGCCGATTCGCCGACGAGCACGGCTTCGCGGCCTATGCGGGTGCCGAGTTGAACCACCCCGCCTGGGTCGAGGCGCTTCGGAAGATGCCGACCGACCACCGCCCCCCCTGGGCGACGGTCAGCCAGGCGACCGTCGTCCCCTTCTACGACCGCACCGGCCTCATCTATGAGACGCTCGGCACGCTGAACGACGCGCTGGCCGGGGAAATTCTCATTACCTTCATCGTGGTCATCGTCATGATCGTTCATTTCCGGAGCAGCCTCCTCATCGGCTCCATGATGCCGCTGGCGGTCCTTTTCTGCTTCATCTTCATGAAGGTCTTCGGCGTGGATGCGAACATCGTTGCCCTCTCGGGCATTGCGATCGCGATCGGCACGATCGTGGACATGGGCATCATCATCTGCGAAAACATGCTGCGGCACCTGGAGGAGGCGCCGCCCGAGGCCGACCGCCTCCAGGTCGTCCACCGCGCC
Proteins encoded in this region:
- a CDS encoding TolC family protein, which translates into the protein MGRNVAGRPVFIVGSLLVLAAGCAGPAEREAREAIADVERQYAHRPAEAPQVGAPPALPEDATLQDCLDYAQQNNPGLEAALNRWKAAAERIPQARTLPDPSLNYELEAMPDSRQHTVTLNQMFPWPEKLPLRAAVAREEAEAARQQYEAAKVSLFFRVKDAYYEYYYLGRAVAVVRENRDLVKYLEEVARTRYKAGAAGHPDVIRAQVELGKLDDQFRTLEDLRGAAAARVNAALNRPAEAPLAWPTSAPLEPVEASDAEVLAWLGQASPELKALDHEVAREQEAVALARKDYLPDFMVGVGYMQAWMSGEGGDDGVTVMTGITLPIWREKYAAAVREAQDRHLAALQTRTDRANTLGAEVKMTLYRFRDAERKINLYRDTLLPKAREALKATEASFRVGQAAFTDLVDAQRIFLEFQLAGERALADHAQRFAELEMLVGRALPRAAAEPVAGLEGPQTKNENQEGEK
- a CDS encoding proline dehydrogenase family protein, yielding MGRLSVSPDQLDRQILGLGERFHREMAGQMASHVREYLLKEGRDVPALLSAAIKAAAGSLTAPVATRTMRKNVALMAGKFILGANAGEALPQLKALWKEGMAFTVGMLGEATTSDAEGEDYKTRYLDLIDNLPAEIATWPADPRMETNHLGPLPRTNVSVKVSAMDPYLDPVDPVGSVDRLERRILPLFQHAKKSGVFVNLDLETWAMHDITFDLFERIVLGPEFKDWPHVGIVVQTYLRTAADDVDRLVALAKRRGAPFTVRLVKGAYWDYEVAHAQQVGLPCPVFTEKSASDANYEALTIRLLENVDAIHSAFASHNLRSLAHAMAVADGLGLPTNAYEIQMLYGMAEPERRTMRTLGRRVRVYAPVGQMLPGMGYLVRRLLENTANEGFLRLSHHENVDIHALMQRPRPHQDIHAGLQPVPPPAGLDSPFRNSSVLHFEDRAVTSAFGDAVERIRKTFPLQIPVVVGKLRAGGLPAGRHGTKMHRECPSDTSVCVAEIAMADCADADAAVEAAYRAWPAWRDRPVRERAELLERLADRLAADRIDLAALQCWEVAKPWREADADVAEAIDFCRYYARQALLELAPRTQGRRTSGEDNVLWYEGRGPCVVISPWNFPLAILCGMSTAALVAGNPVLIKPSSQSAAIGYGLFERMLQVGFPPDVVHFLPGSGRVVGARLVSHPLVAQIAFTGSREVGLGIVETAAKTSDDAPQVKRVVCEMGGKNAIIIDDDADLDEAVLGVMKSAFGYAGQKCSACSRVLIVGTAYDPFVRRFIEACRSLPIGPAHRPSTHLPPVIDRSAFERLTAIIKDPGPGARPLFVGQAPAGGHFVPPAVFEVADPAHRLMQEELFGPVVALMKVESFDQALDVAN
- a CDS encoding YHS domain-containing protein — protein: MKAFHAVAVMAVVLGAAGLFAMGCQKTEPQAPAPAAAGHPKIAQKMCPVMGGPIDPNIYTDYNGRRIYFCCTSCPKVFEKDPEKYIAKVDEELKGAAEPAKGEIPMPASGEHTHK
- a CDS encoding efflux RND transporter periplasmic adaptor subunit encodes the protein MSENPTRVASTVLKWVAVAAGIALAFGAGYLVRWGCAPAQHPAEAAPEGAPSPAASQPAEAPTIWTCAMHPQIRQPKPGRCPICGMKLVPVETGAAEVGAAPRLAVSQEAARLMEIETAPVERRFVTAEVRMVGKVEYDETRLAYITAWVPGRLDRLFVNYTGVPVKKGDHLVSLYSPELLSAQEELIQALRAVRDLAKSDVGILRETAAATILATREKLRLLGLTAEQVAEIESRGTAADHVTIYAPAGGIVVEKNALEGMYVDTGTRIYTIADLSEVWVKLDAYESDLSWLRYGQKVSFASVAYPGETFAGTIAFIDPVLDEKTRTVKVRVNAANPDGKLKPGMFVTAMVRSEVATGGRVMAPDLAGKWICPMHPDVVKNQAGTCDICGMPLVRTESLGYVAAAPTDADKPLVIPATAPLVTGTRAVVYVAVPGAEKPTFEGRQIVLGPRAGDWYLVREGLAEGERIVTRGNFKIDSALQIQAKPSMMSPEGGAPPPVHEHGAAAPAGGHAHD